In Thunnus maccoyii chromosome 11, fThuMac1.1, whole genome shotgun sequence, one genomic interval encodes:
- the pou2f1b gene encoding POU domain, class 2, transcription factor 1b isoform X6 → MLENTGGAKADAKVNNQSETTKCAMESGDGNTGIQINGLDFQRQTVPTTSAITSAHAQALLQQLTLTPAHQQLLIQQAQAQILAAAVQHSASQQNSTTGASISASAAAPITQLPLSQPIQIASQLQQQNLGLPQFVLVQPGHPIATSLQPQFIISQTPPAQQGILQAPGFLTQLPQSQANPLPTQQSITLTTQPATPTRTTAATPIQTLPHSQTPPKRLDTPTLEEPSDLEELEQFAKTFKQRRIKLGFTQGDVGLAMGKLYGNDFSQTTISRFEALNLSFKNMCKLKPLLEKWLNDAVCAENLTSDQGLSSPSALGSPGMGIEGINRRRKKRTSIETNIRVALEKSFLEQNQKPTSEEITMIADQLNMEKEVIRVWFCNRRQKEKRINPPSSGNSGGGNTPIKTIFTPSSPLVASTASLVSSPTINTPTTLTVNPVMPLTSTSVSSLSFTGTTVGATNTASVISTAPMVTTATSSPSLSPSPMSIQSTTAESKAGVHAHTVVTQAPSSIATTLGTGQVMVATSGLSAALQGAQLPTSASLAAMAAAAGLNPGLMAPSQFTPGGALLSLTPGGLGSALSPALMSNSTLATIQALASGGTIPITSLDGGNLLFANTSAGNTPNLVTTPLFLSPQNLSLLASNPVSLVSGAGGLQLTADAHHQATTAVPVQASTITTASKAQ, encoded by the exons ATGCTGGAAAACACGGGTGGAGCAAAAGCGG ATGCTAAAGTGAATAATCAGTCAGAAACTACTAAATGTGCAATGGAAAGTGGTGACGGGAACACCG GAATCCAAATCAATGGATTGGACTTTCAGAGGCAGACGGTGCCAACCACAAGTGCAATCACTAGCGCACATGCACAAGCCCTCCTCCAACAG TTGACCCTGACCCCAGCACATCAGCAGCTGTTGATCCAGCAGGCACAAGCTCAGATCCTGGCTGCAGCCGTGCAGCATTCAGCTAGCCAGCAGAACAGCACCACTGGGGCCAGTATCTCAGCCTCCGCAGCCGCACCCATTACCCAGCTACCCCTGTCACAGCCAATCCAGATTGCTTCT cagctacagcagcagAATCTTGGTCTGCCTCAGTTTGTTCTCGTGCAGCCAGGTCACCCGATCGCCACATCACTGCAGCCTCAGTTCATCATCTCACAGACACCGCCTGCCCAACAAG GCATATTGCAAGCCCCGGGTTTTCTAACTCAACTACCTCAAAGCCAAGCTAACCCCCTGCCGACTCAACAAAGCATCACCCTCACAACTCAG cCTGCAACTCCAACCCGCACAACAGCAGCCACACCTATTCAGACCCTGCCCCACAGTCAGACACCACCCAAACGGTTGGACACCCCCACTCTGGAGGAGCCTAGTGATCTGGaggaactggagcagtttgccAAGACCTTCAAACAGAGGCGTATCAAACTGGGCTTCacgcag GGGGATGTTGGCCTGGCCATGGGGAAGCTGTACGGAAACGACTTCAGCCAAACTACCATCTCTCGCTTTGAGGCCTTGAATCTGAGCTTTAAGAACATGTGCAAACTCAAGCCATTGCTGGAGAAGTGGCTCAATGATGCAG TTTGTGCAGAGAACCTGACATCTGACCAGGGCCTGTCCAGCCCCAGTGCCCTGGGCTCCCCAGGCATGGGCATAGAGGGGATCAACCGCAGACGGAAGAAGAGGACCAGTATTGAGACCAACATCCGAGTGGCCTTAGAAAAAAGCTTTCTTGAG CAGAACCAAAAACCTACCTCTGAGGAGATCACCATGATCGCTGACCAGCTCAACATGGAGAAGGAGGTGATTCGGGTCTGGTTCTGCAATCGCCggcagaaagagaagaggattAACCCCCCGAGCAGTGGCAACAGCGGAGGAGGCAACACCCCCATCAAAACCATCTTCACACCCAGTAGCCCTTTG GTGGCCAGCACAGCAAGCCTTGTGAGCAGTCCAACTATTAACACACCCACCACTCTGACTGTAAATCCAGTGATGCCTCTCACCAGCACCAGCGTCTCCAGTTTGTCtttcacag GCACGACAGTTGGAGCCACAAACACTGCATCTGTCATCTCCACTGCACCTATGGTTACCACAGCAACCAGCTCTCCATCATTAAGCCCGTCACCAATGAGTATTCAGTCCACGACTGCAGAGAGTAAAGCTGGTGTTCATGCGCATACCGTCGTCACCCAGGCCCCGTCGTCTATAGCCACCACTTTAGGGACGGGTCAGGTGATGGTGGCGACTTCAGGGCTGTCTGCGGCGCTGCAGGGTGCCCAGTTACCCACCAGCGCCAGCCTTGCTGCtatggctgctgctgcagggctCAACCCAGGACTGATGGCCCCCTCCCAGTTCACCCCAGG gggGGCCCTGCTCAGTCTGACTCCTGGTGGCCTTGGCAGTGCGCTGAGTCCTGCCCTCATGAGCAACAGCACCCTTGCCACCATCCAAG CTCTGGCATCGGGTGGGACGATCCCCATCACTTCTCTGGACGGTGGTAACCTGCTGTTTGCCAACACATCTGCTGGTAACACACCCAACCTGGTGACCACGCCGCTCTTCCTGAGCCCCCAGAACCTGTCGCTGCTCGCCAGCAACCCCGTCAGCCTGGTGTCCGGGGCGGGGGGGCTGCAGCTCACTGCTGATGCTCATCATCAAGCCACCACGGCTGTGCCTGTGCAAGCCTCGACCATTACCACTGCCTCCAAGGCTCAATGA
- the pou2f1b gene encoding POU domain, class 2, transcription factor 1b isoform X1, producing the protein MADGGAASQDESSGPDAKVNNQSETTKCAMESGDGNTGIQINGLDFQRQTVPTTSAITSAHAQALLQQLTLTPAHQQLLIQQAQAQILAAAVQHSASQQNSTTGASISASAAAPITQLPLSQPIQIASQLQQQNLGLPQFVLVQPGHPIATSLQPQFIISQTPPAQQGILQAPGFLTQLPQSQANPLPTQQSITLTTQPATPTRTTAATPIQTLPHSQTPPKRLDTPTLEEPSDLEELEQFAKTFKQRRIKLGFTQGDVGLAMGKLYGNDFSQTTISRFEALNLSFKNMCKLKPLLEKWLNDAVCAENLTSDQGLSSPSALGSPGMGIEGINRRRKKRTSIETNIRVALEKSFLEQNQKPTSEEITMIADQLNMEKEVIRVWFCNRRQKEKRINPPSSGNSGGGNTPIKTIFTPSSPLVASTASLVSSPTINTPTTLTVNPVMPLTSTSVSSLSFTGTTVGATNTASVISTAPMVTTATSSPSLSPSPMSIQSTTAESKAGVHAHTVVTQAPSSIATTLGTGQVMVATSGLSAALQGAQLPTSASLAAMAAAAGLNPGLMAPSQFTPGGALLSLTPGGLGSALSPALMSNSTLATIQALASGGTIPITSLDGGNLLFANTSAGNTPNLVTTPLFLSPQNLSLLASNPVSLVSGAGGLQLTADAHHQATTAVPVQASTITTASKAQ; encoded by the exons ATGCTAAAGTGAATAATCAGTCAGAAACTACTAAATGTGCAATGGAAAGTGGTGACGGGAACACCG GAATCCAAATCAATGGATTGGACTTTCAGAGGCAGACGGTGCCAACCACAAGTGCAATCACTAGCGCACATGCACAAGCCCTCCTCCAACAG TTGACCCTGACCCCAGCACATCAGCAGCTGTTGATCCAGCAGGCACAAGCTCAGATCCTGGCTGCAGCCGTGCAGCATTCAGCTAGCCAGCAGAACAGCACCACTGGGGCCAGTATCTCAGCCTCCGCAGCCGCACCCATTACCCAGCTACCCCTGTCACAGCCAATCCAGATTGCTTCT cagctacagcagcagAATCTTGGTCTGCCTCAGTTTGTTCTCGTGCAGCCAGGTCACCCGATCGCCACATCACTGCAGCCTCAGTTCATCATCTCACAGACACCGCCTGCCCAACAAG GCATATTGCAAGCCCCGGGTTTTCTAACTCAACTACCTCAAAGCCAAGCTAACCCCCTGCCGACTCAACAAAGCATCACCCTCACAACTCAG cCTGCAACTCCAACCCGCACAACAGCAGCCACACCTATTCAGACCCTGCCCCACAGTCAGACACCACCCAAACGGTTGGACACCCCCACTCTGGAGGAGCCTAGTGATCTGGaggaactggagcagtttgccAAGACCTTCAAACAGAGGCGTATCAAACTGGGCTTCacgcag GGGGATGTTGGCCTGGCCATGGGGAAGCTGTACGGAAACGACTTCAGCCAAACTACCATCTCTCGCTTTGAGGCCTTGAATCTGAGCTTTAAGAACATGTGCAAACTCAAGCCATTGCTGGAGAAGTGGCTCAATGATGCAG TTTGTGCAGAGAACCTGACATCTGACCAGGGCCTGTCCAGCCCCAGTGCCCTGGGCTCCCCAGGCATGGGCATAGAGGGGATCAACCGCAGACGGAAGAAGAGGACCAGTATTGAGACCAACATCCGAGTGGCCTTAGAAAAAAGCTTTCTTGAG CAGAACCAAAAACCTACCTCTGAGGAGATCACCATGATCGCTGACCAGCTCAACATGGAGAAGGAGGTGATTCGGGTCTGGTTCTGCAATCGCCggcagaaagagaagaggattAACCCCCCGAGCAGTGGCAACAGCGGAGGAGGCAACACCCCCATCAAAACCATCTTCACACCCAGTAGCCCTTTG GTGGCCAGCACAGCAAGCCTTGTGAGCAGTCCAACTATTAACACACCCACCACTCTGACTGTAAATCCAGTGATGCCTCTCACCAGCACCAGCGTCTCCAGTTTGTCtttcacag GCACGACAGTTGGAGCCACAAACACTGCATCTGTCATCTCCACTGCACCTATGGTTACCACAGCAACCAGCTCTCCATCATTAAGCCCGTCACCAATGAGTATTCAGTCCACGACTGCAGAGAGTAAAGCTGGTGTTCATGCGCATACCGTCGTCACCCAGGCCCCGTCGTCTATAGCCACCACTTTAGGGACGGGTCAGGTGATGGTGGCGACTTCAGGGCTGTCTGCGGCGCTGCAGGGTGCCCAGTTACCCACCAGCGCCAGCCTTGCTGCtatggctgctgctgcagggctCAACCCAGGACTGATGGCCCCCTCCCAGTTCACCCCAGG gggGGCCCTGCTCAGTCTGACTCCTGGTGGCCTTGGCAGTGCGCTGAGTCCTGCCCTCATGAGCAACAGCACCCTTGCCACCATCCAAG CTCTGGCATCGGGTGGGACGATCCCCATCACTTCTCTGGACGGTGGTAACCTGCTGTTTGCCAACACATCTGCTGGTAACACACCCAACCTGGTGACCACGCCGCTCTTCCTGAGCCCCCAGAACCTGTCGCTGCTCGCCAGCAACCCCGTCAGCCTGGTGTCCGGGGCGGGGGGGCTGCAGCTCACTGCTGATGCTCATCATCAAGCCACCACGGCTGTGCCTGTGCAAGCCTCGACCATTACCACTGCCTCCAAGGCTCAATGA
- the pou2f1b gene encoding POU domain, class 2, transcription factor 1b isoform X2, translating into MADGGAASQDESSGPDAKVNNQSETTKCAMESGDGNTGIQINGLDFQRQTVPTTSAITSAHAQALLQQLTLTPAHQQLLIQQAQAQILAAAVQHSASQQNSTTGASISASAAAPITQLPLSQPIQIASLQQQNLGLPQFVLVQPGHPIATSLQPQFIISQTPPAQQGILQAPGFLTQLPQSQANPLPTQQSITLTTQPATPTRTTAATPIQTLPHSQTPPKRLDTPTLEEPSDLEELEQFAKTFKQRRIKLGFTQGDVGLAMGKLYGNDFSQTTISRFEALNLSFKNMCKLKPLLEKWLNDAVCAENLTSDQGLSSPSALGSPGMGIEGINRRRKKRTSIETNIRVALEKSFLEQNQKPTSEEITMIADQLNMEKEVIRVWFCNRRQKEKRINPPSSGNSGGGNTPIKTIFTPSSPLVASTASLVSSPTINTPTTLTVNPVMPLTSTSVSSLSFTGTTVGATNTASVISTAPMVTTATSSPSLSPSPMSIQSTTAESKAGVHAHTVVTQAPSSIATTLGTGQVMVATSGLSAALQGAQLPTSASLAAMAAAAGLNPGLMAPSQFTPGGALLSLTPGGLGSALSPALMSNSTLATIQALASGGTIPITSLDGGNLLFANTSAGNTPNLVTTPLFLSPQNLSLLASNPVSLVSGAGGLQLTADAHHQATTAVPVQASTITTASKAQ; encoded by the exons ATGCTAAAGTGAATAATCAGTCAGAAACTACTAAATGTGCAATGGAAAGTGGTGACGGGAACACCG GAATCCAAATCAATGGATTGGACTTTCAGAGGCAGACGGTGCCAACCACAAGTGCAATCACTAGCGCACATGCACAAGCCCTCCTCCAACAG TTGACCCTGACCCCAGCACATCAGCAGCTGTTGATCCAGCAGGCACAAGCTCAGATCCTGGCTGCAGCCGTGCAGCATTCAGCTAGCCAGCAGAACAGCACCACTGGGGCCAGTATCTCAGCCTCCGCAGCCGCACCCATTACCCAGCTACCCCTGTCACAGCCAATCCAGATTGCTTCT ctacagcagcagAATCTTGGTCTGCCTCAGTTTGTTCTCGTGCAGCCAGGTCACCCGATCGCCACATCACTGCAGCCTCAGTTCATCATCTCACAGACACCGCCTGCCCAACAAG GCATATTGCAAGCCCCGGGTTTTCTAACTCAACTACCTCAAAGCCAAGCTAACCCCCTGCCGACTCAACAAAGCATCACCCTCACAACTCAG cCTGCAACTCCAACCCGCACAACAGCAGCCACACCTATTCAGACCCTGCCCCACAGTCAGACACCACCCAAACGGTTGGACACCCCCACTCTGGAGGAGCCTAGTGATCTGGaggaactggagcagtttgccAAGACCTTCAAACAGAGGCGTATCAAACTGGGCTTCacgcag GGGGATGTTGGCCTGGCCATGGGGAAGCTGTACGGAAACGACTTCAGCCAAACTACCATCTCTCGCTTTGAGGCCTTGAATCTGAGCTTTAAGAACATGTGCAAACTCAAGCCATTGCTGGAGAAGTGGCTCAATGATGCAG TTTGTGCAGAGAACCTGACATCTGACCAGGGCCTGTCCAGCCCCAGTGCCCTGGGCTCCCCAGGCATGGGCATAGAGGGGATCAACCGCAGACGGAAGAAGAGGACCAGTATTGAGACCAACATCCGAGTGGCCTTAGAAAAAAGCTTTCTTGAG CAGAACCAAAAACCTACCTCTGAGGAGATCACCATGATCGCTGACCAGCTCAACATGGAGAAGGAGGTGATTCGGGTCTGGTTCTGCAATCGCCggcagaaagagaagaggattAACCCCCCGAGCAGTGGCAACAGCGGAGGAGGCAACACCCCCATCAAAACCATCTTCACACCCAGTAGCCCTTTG GTGGCCAGCACAGCAAGCCTTGTGAGCAGTCCAACTATTAACACACCCACCACTCTGACTGTAAATCCAGTGATGCCTCTCACCAGCACCAGCGTCTCCAGTTTGTCtttcacag GCACGACAGTTGGAGCCACAAACACTGCATCTGTCATCTCCACTGCACCTATGGTTACCACAGCAACCAGCTCTCCATCATTAAGCCCGTCACCAATGAGTATTCAGTCCACGACTGCAGAGAGTAAAGCTGGTGTTCATGCGCATACCGTCGTCACCCAGGCCCCGTCGTCTATAGCCACCACTTTAGGGACGGGTCAGGTGATGGTGGCGACTTCAGGGCTGTCTGCGGCGCTGCAGGGTGCCCAGTTACCCACCAGCGCCAGCCTTGCTGCtatggctgctgctgcagggctCAACCCAGGACTGATGGCCCCCTCCCAGTTCACCCCAGG gggGGCCCTGCTCAGTCTGACTCCTGGTGGCCTTGGCAGTGCGCTGAGTCCTGCCCTCATGAGCAACAGCACCCTTGCCACCATCCAAG CTCTGGCATCGGGTGGGACGATCCCCATCACTTCTCTGGACGGTGGTAACCTGCTGTTTGCCAACACATCTGCTGGTAACACACCCAACCTGGTGACCACGCCGCTCTTCCTGAGCCCCCAGAACCTGTCGCTGCTCGCCAGCAACCCCGTCAGCCTGGTGTCCGGGGCGGGGGGGCTGCAGCTCACTGCTGATGCTCATCATCAAGCCACCACGGCTGTGCCTGTGCAAGCCTCGACCATTACCACTGCCTCCAAGGCTCAATGA
- the pou2f1b gene encoding POU domain, class 2, transcription factor 1b isoform X3 translates to MADGGAASQDESSGPDAKVNNQSETTKCAMESGDGNTGIQINGLDFQRQTVPTTSAITSAHAQALLQQLTLTPAHQQLLIQQAQAQILAAAVQHSASQQNSTTGASISASAAAPITQLPLSQPIQIASQLQQQNLGLPQFVLVQPGHPIATSLQPQFIISQTPPAQQGILQAPGFLTQLPQSQANPLPTQQSITLTTQPATPTRTTAATPIQTLPHSQTPPKRLDTPTLEEPSDLEELEQFAKTFKQRRIKLGFTQGDVGLAMGKLYGNDFSQTTISRFEALNLSFKNMCKLKPLLEKWLNDAVCAENLTSDQGLSSPSALGSPGMGIEGINRRRKKRTSIETNIRVALEKSFLENQKPTSEEITMIADQLNMEKEVIRVWFCNRRQKEKRINPPSSGNSGGGNTPIKTIFTPSSPLVASTASLVSSPTINTPTTLTVNPVMPLTSTSVSSLSFTGTTVGATNTASVISTAPMVTTATSSPSLSPSPMSIQSTTAESKAGVHAHTVVTQAPSSIATTLGTGQVMVATSGLSAALQGAQLPTSASLAAMAAAAGLNPGLMAPSQFTPGGALLSLTPGGLGSALSPALMSNSTLATIQALASGGTIPITSLDGGNLLFANTSAGNTPNLVTTPLFLSPQNLSLLASNPVSLVSGAGGLQLTADAHHQATTAVPVQASTITTASKAQ, encoded by the exons ATGCTAAAGTGAATAATCAGTCAGAAACTACTAAATGTGCAATGGAAAGTGGTGACGGGAACACCG GAATCCAAATCAATGGATTGGACTTTCAGAGGCAGACGGTGCCAACCACAAGTGCAATCACTAGCGCACATGCACAAGCCCTCCTCCAACAG TTGACCCTGACCCCAGCACATCAGCAGCTGTTGATCCAGCAGGCACAAGCTCAGATCCTGGCTGCAGCCGTGCAGCATTCAGCTAGCCAGCAGAACAGCACCACTGGGGCCAGTATCTCAGCCTCCGCAGCCGCACCCATTACCCAGCTACCCCTGTCACAGCCAATCCAGATTGCTTCT cagctacagcagcagAATCTTGGTCTGCCTCAGTTTGTTCTCGTGCAGCCAGGTCACCCGATCGCCACATCACTGCAGCCTCAGTTCATCATCTCACAGACACCGCCTGCCCAACAAG GCATATTGCAAGCCCCGGGTTTTCTAACTCAACTACCTCAAAGCCAAGCTAACCCCCTGCCGACTCAACAAAGCATCACCCTCACAACTCAG cCTGCAACTCCAACCCGCACAACAGCAGCCACACCTATTCAGACCCTGCCCCACAGTCAGACACCACCCAAACGGTTGGACACCCCCACTCTGGAGGAGCCTAGTGATCTGGaggaactggagcagtttgccAAGACCTTCAAACAGAGGCGTATCAAACTGGGCTTCacgcag GGGGATGTTGGCCTGGCCATGGGGAAGCTGTACGGAAACGACTTCAGCCAAACTACCATCTCTCGCTTTGAGGCCTTGAATCTGAGCTTTAAGAACATGTGCAAACTCAAGCCATTGCTGGAGAAGTGGCTCAATGATGCAG TTTGTGCAGAGAACCTGACATCTGACCAGGGCCTGTCCAGCCCCAGTGCCCTGGGCTCCCCAGGCATGGGCATAGAGGGGATCAACCGCAGACGGAAGAAGAGGACCAGTATTGAGACCAACATCCGAGTGGCCTTAGAAAAAAGCTTTCTTGAG AACCAAAAACCTACCTCTGAGGAGATCACCATGATCGCTGACCAGCTCAACATGGAGAAGGAGGTGATTCGGGTCTGGTTCTGCAATCGCCggcagaaagagaagaggattAACCCCCCGAGCAGTGGCAACAGCGGAGGAGGCAACACCCCCATCAAAACCATCTTCACACCCAGTAGCCCTTTG GTGGCCAGCACAGCAAGCCTTGTGAGCAGTCCAACTATTAACACACCCACCACTCTGACTGTAAATCCAGTGATGCCTCTCACCAGCACCAGCGTCTCCAGTTTGTCtttcacag GCACGACAGTTGGAGCCACAAACACTGCATCTGTCATCTCCACTGCACCTATGGTTACCACAGCAACCAGCTCTCCATCATTAAGCCCGTCACCAATGAGTATTCAGTCCACGACTGCAGAGAGTAAAGCTGGTGTTCATGCGCATACCGTCGTCACCCAGGCCCCGTCGTCTATAGCCACCACTTTAGGGACGGGTCAGGTGATGGTGGCGACTTCAGGGCTGTCTGCGGCGCTGCAGGGTGCCCAGTTACCCACCAGCGCCAGCCTTGCTGCtatggctgctgctgcagggctCAACCCAGGACTGATGGCCCCCTCCCAGTTCACCCCAGG gggGGCCCTGCTCAGTCTGACTCCTGGTGGCCTTGGCAGTGCGCTGAGTCCTGCCCTCATGAGCAACAGCACCCTTGCCACCATCCAAG CTCTGGCATCGGGTGGGACGATCCCCATCACTTCTCTGGACGGTGGTAACCTGCTGTTTGCCAACACATCTGCTGGTAACACACCCAACCTGGTGACCACGCCGCTCTTCCTGAGCCCCCAGAACCTGTCGCTGCTCGCCAGCAACCCCGTCAGCCTGGTGTCCGGGGCGGGGGGGCTGCAGCTCACTGCTGATGCTCATCATCAAGCCACCACGGCTGTGCCTGTGCAAGCCTCGACCATTACCACTGCCTCCAAGGCTCAATGA
- the pou2f1b gene encoding POU domain, class 2, transcription factor 1b isoform X4 translates to MADGGAASQDESSGPDAKVNNQSETTKCAMESGDGNTGIQINGLDFQRQTVPTTSAITSAHAQALLQQLTLTPAHQQLLIQQAQAQILAAAVQHSASQQNSTTGASISASAAAPITQLPLSQPIQIASQLQQQNLGLPQFVLVQPGHPIATSLQPQFIISQTPPAQQGILQAPGFLTQLPQSQANPLPTQQSITLTTQPATPTRTTAATPIQTLPHSQTPPKRLDTPTLEEPSDLEELEQFAKTFKQRRIKLGFTQGDVGLAMGKLYGNDFSQTTISRFEALNLSFKNMCKLKPLLEKWLNDAENLTSDQGLSSPSALGSPGMGIEGINRRRKKRTSIETNIRVALEKSFLEQNQKPTSEEITMIADQLNMEKEVIRVWFCNRRQKEKRINPPSSGNSGGGNTPIKTIFTPSSPLVASTASLVSSPTINTPTTLTVNPVMPLTSTSVSSLSFTGTTVGATNTASVISTAPMVTTATSSPSLSPSPMSIQSTTAESKAGVHAHTVVTQAPSSIATTLGTGQVMVATSGLSAALQGAQLPTSASLAAMAAAAGLNPGLMAPSQFTPGGALLSLTPGGLGSALSPALMSNSTLATIQALASGGTIPITSLDGGNLLFANTSAGNTPNLVTTPLFLSPQNLSLLASNPVSLVSGAGGLQLTADAHHQATTAVPVQASTITTASKAQ, encoded by the exons ATGCTAAAGTGAATAATCAGTCAGAAACTACTAAATGTGCAATGGAAAGTGGTGACGGGAACACCG GAATCCAAATCAATGGATTGGACTTTCAGAGGCAGACGGTGCCAACCACAAGTGCAATCACTAGCGCACATGCACAAGCCCTCCTCCAACAG TTGACCCTGACCCCAGCACATCAGCAGCTGTTGATCCAGCAGGCACAAGCTCAGATCCTGGCTGCAGCCGTGCAGCATTCAGCTAGCCAGCAGAACAGCACCACTGGGGCCAGTATCTCAGCCTCCGCAGCCGCACCCATTACCCAGCTACCCCTGTCACAGCCAATCCAGATTGCTTCT cagctacagcagcagAATCTTGGTCTGCCTCAGTTTGTTCTCGTGCAGCCAGGTCACCCGATCGCCACATCACTGCAGCCTCAGTTCATCATCTCACAGACACCGCCTGCCCAACAAG GCATATTGCAAGCCCCGGGTTTTCTAACTCAACTACCTCAAAGCCAAGCTAACCCCCTGCCGACTCAACAAAGCATCACCCTCACAACTCAG cCTGCAACTCCAACCCGCACAACAGCAGCCACACCTATTCAGACCCTGCCCCACAGTCAGACACCACCCAAACGGTTGGACACCCCCACTCTGGAGGAGCCTAGTGATCTGGaggaactggagcagtttgccAAGACCTTCAAACAGAGGCGTATCAAACTGGGCTTCacgcag GGGGATGTTGGCCTGGCCATGGGGAAGCTGTACGGAAACGACTTCAGCCAAACTACCATCTCTCGCTTTGAGGCCTTGAATCTGAGCTTTAAGAACATGTGCAAACTCAAGCCATTGCTGGAGAAGTGGCTCAATGATGCAG AGAACCTGACATCTGACCAGGGCCTGTCCAGCCCCAGTGCCCTGGGCTCCCCAGGCATGGGCATAGAGGGGATCAACCGCAGACGGAAGAAGAGGACCAGTATTGAGACCAACATCCGAGTGGCCTTAGAAAAAAGCTTTCTTGAG CAGAACCAAAAACCTACCTCTGAGGAGATCACCATGATCGCTGACCAGCTCAACATGGAGAAGGAGGTGATTCGGGTCTGGTTCTGCAATCGCCggcagaaagagaagaggattAACCCCCCGAGCAGTGGCAACAGCGGAGGAGGCAACACCCCCATCAAAACCATCTTCACACCCAGTAGCCCTTTG GTGGCCAGCACAGCAAGCCTTGTGAGCAGTCCAACTATTAACACACCCACCACTCTGACTGTAAATCCAGTGATGCCTCTCACCAGCACCAGCGTCTCCAGTTTGTCtttcacag GCACGACAGTTGGAGCCACAAACACTGCATCTGTCATCTCCACTGCACCTATGGTTACCACAGCAACCAGCTCTCCATCATTAAGCCCGTCACCAATGAGTATTCAGTCCACGACTGCAGAGAGTAAAGCTGGTGTTCATGCGCATACCGTCGTCACCCAGGCCCCGTCGTCTATAGCCACCACTTTAGGGACGGGTCAGGTGATGGTGGCGACTTCAGGGCTGTCTGCGGCGCTGCAGGGTGCCCAGTTACCCACCAGCGCCAGCCTTGCTGCtatggctgctgctgcagggctCAACCCAGGACTGATGGCCCCCTCCCAGTTCACCCCAGG gggGGCCCTGCTCAGTCTGACTCCTGGTGGCCTTGGCAGTGCGCTGAGTCCTGCCCTCATGAGCAACAGCACCCTTGCCACCATCCAAG CTCTGGCATCGGGTGGGACGATCCCCATCACTTCTCTGGACGGTGGTAACCTGCTGTTTGCCAACACATCTGCTGGTAACACACCCAACCTGGTGACCACGCCGCTCTTCCTGAGCCCCCAGAACCTGTCGCTGCTCGCCAGCAACCCCGTCAGCCTGGTGTCCGGGGCGGGGGGGCTGCAGCTCACTGCTGATGCTCATCATCAAGCCACCACGGCTGTGCCTGTGCAAGCCTCGACCATTACCACTGCCTCCAAGGCTCAATGA